One window of Papaver somniferum cultivar HN1 chromosome 9, ASM357369v1, whole genome shotgun sequence genomic DNA carries:
- the LOC113312957 gene encoding uncharacterized protein LOC113312957, whose amino-acid sequence MSGASAAIEDDLLQSITGVLNLWLAGKCPSILGEFVYSAPLTPLLKPGGGLRPIAVGTIWRRLCSKLAANSVCKSMNPYLGNFQYGVGILCGGEGILHSANRLIELCGSDTSKTMLLIEFTNAFNLVDRSTIIREVRARCPSIAYWVEFCYMKPARLYYRDHILSSTQGVQQGDPLGPLLFALALHPLIEKIASNCTLDFNAWYLDDGTIAGDTLEVYQAFKILQDVGPSYGLHLNIAKTELFWPSFDPRRESAFPVNTGKDTDGVKLLGGPVSLDPSFCCRTVAHRVDKTIQLMDKIQMLCDPQCELLLLRSCTGLSRLFFALCTTCPMALLPAAERFDSYLMQYLRRLVVGDNAGFGKVQQRLDTLPIKERGGGGGGLGVLTMDDTMHYCFLASQLQTRHLQLSILKTPATSDLCPGFLNALLHFEQACRISSPNFNINDTAPQYMKSLAAIYFGAVRDHVPSSFAPSPREFAVWK is encoded by the coding sequence ATGAGTGGTGCTAGCGCAGCTATTGAGGATGACCTGCTGCAGTCGATTACTGGAGTTTTGAATCTTTGGCTTGCAGGTAAATGTCCTTCAATTCTCGGTGAGTTTGTTTACAGCGCGCCTTTGACGCCCCTGCTCAAACCAGGAGGTGGTTTGAGACCCATTGCTGTGGGTACAATATGGCGCAGGCTCTGCTCTAAATTGGCTGCCAATTCCGTTTGTAAAAGTATGAACCCCTACCTGGGAAATTTTCAATACGGGGTTGGTATTCTGTGTGGAGGCGAAGGGATTCTGCATTCAGCCAACAGACTGATCGAGCTTTGTGGTTCTGATACCTCCAAAACAATGCTGCTGATCGAATTCACCAACGCCTTTAATCTCGTTGATCGGTCTACCATCATAAGGGAGGTACGTGCTCGCTGTCCTAGTATTGCATATTGGGTTGAATTCTGCTACATGAAGCCTGCCAGGTTATATTACCGGGACCATATCCTCTCCTCAACACAGGGGGTGCAGCAGGGAGACCCTCTTGGTCCCCTATTATTCGCACTAGCTTTGCATCCACTCATTGAGAAGATTGCGTCCAATTGCACTCTTGATTTTAACGCCTGGTACCTGGATGATGGCACCATAGCTGGTGATACGTTGGAGGTTTACCAGGCCTTCAAGATTCTGCAGGATGTTGGTCCAAGCTACGGGTTGCATTTAAACATTGCCAAGACAGAATTGTTCTGGCCCTCTTTTGATCCGAGGAGGGAGTCTGCTTTTCCGGTTAATACTGGCAAGGATACAGATGGGGTGAAGCTGCTTGGTGGCCCTGTTAGTTTAGACCCAAGCTTTTGCTGCCGCACTGTGGCTCATAGAGTTGACAAAACTATTCAACTTATGGACAAGATTCAAATGCTGTGTGACCCTCAATGCGAACTCCTACTCCTTCGTAGTTGCACTGGGTTATCGAGACTGTTTTTTGCTCTTTGCACTACCTGTCCGATGGCCTTGTTGCCTGCTGCAGAGCGTTTTGACAGTTACCTCATGCAGTATCTCCGGCGTCTCGTTGTGGGGGATAATGCTGGTTTTGGTAAGGTCCAACAGCGTCTGGACACACTGCCGATCaaagagaggggggggggggggggggggcttgGGGTGCTCACAATGGACGATACCATGCATTATTGCTTCCTAGCTTCTCAACTACAGACGCGACATCTACAGCTCTCTATTCTGAAGACCCCTGCAACATCAGACCTTTGCCCTGGTTTTCTCAATGCTTTGCTGCATTTCGAGCAAGCCTGTAGGATTTCATCCCCGAACTTCAACATCAACGATACCGCCCCCCAATACATGAAGTCTCTGGCGGCTATCTATTTTGGCGCAGTTCGGGACCATGTTCCTTCCAGCTTTGCTCCATCTCCTCGTGAGTTTGCTGTTTGGAAGTGA